AACACGACGGGCTTGACCTCGGGCCTGAGGAGATGGTATTGGGACCTGATCAGGAGCTTGTGGACTGGCGTCAGCAGCTGGTATGGCAGGCGCTTCTGGACTTCGACATGGGAGGGGAGACCCCCCAAGCCGTCGGCAGAGGCGGCCGCTGAGTACAGCTCTATCTTCCTCGTGGGGGTCGTGTATACGAGCCTGTTCGGGACCTTGAACTTCAAGAACCCTTTCTTCTTGAGGTCTTCGAACGACCCCTCAAGTCCCCTGCTCTTTGAAATCAGAGTTCTTGCGATCGTCTCGTCGTCCTCGAACAACTCCTTCTGGCTGAATTTCATGGAACTGGCCAATGCTCGGAACAGGTCGCTGTTGCTCTTGGTCTCGCCCAGTGGCTCGATTGCCTTCTCGTTTAGTGACAGGTACTGGTGGAAATAGGATGCATGGACGTCGAAGTGCTCGAAGAAGCTCGTTGCGGGCAGCACTACGTCTGCGTAGTCCGCGGTGTCGGTCTGGAACATGTCATGGACAACGGTGAAAACGTCCTCGCTGGCAAACCCCTTGCGAACAAGCGACTGATTAGGGAGCGTCGCAAGCGGATTCGAATCGTAGATGAACGCCATCTTGATCTTGCCGGTCTCGAGCGTCCTACCGAGATCCACCATGTTGTGATAGACCTTCTTCCGTGAGGTCAAGCTCCAGCCTTCAAGGTAATCATTGTCGAAGTCGTCCAGATCAGTGGAGTAGAAAAAGCCTCTGTTCTCGCCTATCAGAGCGGGCAGTGCGCTAATGGCCCGTATCATCTCCCCGCCGTTCTTGTTCCTCTGCATGCCGTAGCCCATCATTATGCAATTAGGGCGCAGCGAAACGTAGTCCGCTATGAAATCCTCCATGTCTCGCTTCGACAGCCCCGTGATCTTGGCCATCTCGTTGAGGTCCCATTTCTTTGAGATCTCTATGAGCCTATCAAACCCGGTTGTGTTCTTCTTGACGAATTCCTCGGGGTAGAGCCTGTTCTCAATTATGTGGTTGATGCAGCCAAGCGCCATTGCTGCATCGGTCGTGGGCCTGATCTGGAGATGGATCCCAATCTCGGCAGTCGCTGTCCTTATCGGATCGATGACGTAGACCTTTGCGCCGTGCTTCTGTGCCTTCTTGATGATCTCGTAGCCGTGCGGGCTGCTCCATGCCGGGTTCATTCCCCAGACCAC
This portion of the Candidatus Thermoplasmatota archaeon genome encodes:
- a CDS encoding molybdopterin-dependent oxidoreductase — its product is MVTRVRNGKLHSIEANEKQPFTQGFLCPKGQNLMQYVYSKQRVLYPLKRDGRKGEGKFRRITWQEALDEIANEIRTRSAKYGTDSILQYDYAGTMGFVQRHFPTRFFNAIGASRITHTICSRAGDRALQIVYGSNLGMLPEEIEKCRLIVVWGMNPAWSSPHGYEIIKKAQKHGAKVYVIDPIRTATAEIGIHLQIRPTTDAAMALGCINHIIENRLYPEEFVKKNTTGFDRLIEISKKWDLNEMAKITGLSKRDMEDFIADYVSLRPNCIMMGYGMQRNKNGGEMIRAISALPALIGENRGFFYSTDLDDFDNDYLEGWSLTSRKKVYHNMVDLGRTLETGKIKMAFIYDSNPLATLPNQSLVRKGFASEDVFTVVHDMFQTDTADYADVVLPATSFFEHFDVHASYFHQYLSLNEKAIEPLGETKSNSDLFRALASSMKFSQKELFEDDETIARTLISKSRGLEGSFEDLKKKGFLKFKVPNRLVYTTPTRKIELYSAAASADGLGGLPSHVEVQKRLPYQLLTPVHKLLIRSQYHLLRPEVKPVVFVNGQDAKEDEIEDGGMITLANEFGEWTVRAEISDAIPRGVMLTYSALWPKLSDGKNVNFLTTDYVQKYGGNSAFNSTFVRIA